AGGATTTACTTCcatctgggatggggaacctatggtattccatatgttgttggactcatcagccctagccagcatggccaatagtcagggatgaggaccacaggtcccccctccccagcttAACATGGTCAGGGAGTGTGTGTGATGTGGAACACGGTGAATGTGGATGCTGGACCACGCAACAACCTGCTGATGAGCGGTCAGGGGATCCTGAAGGTTGTAACTGTAAGAAAAACTACTGGGCATCACAGGCAGATGCGATGAGGCAGAGCTTCCTTTATCAGCAGCTGTTCAGTGTAGAACTAGAACCTGATGGGAGACAACAAAGAAGATCATTGCTTGAAGTTGCTTCAAAGCCAACAGCAAGTGCTCCTGTGACCCTTTCAGGATGCCAGCCAAGTGAGGGGCAATTATGACGTTGTTTAGCAGTTTTACATTGACTGAGAGTGCATTAAGAAACATTCATATAGAATCTCAAACTGAACATCAAAACATTGATCGCTGCTTACATTTGCATGCTACTACATTgtttatattaaaacaacttCTTCACATTCTTTTTGCTCAGGCTCCGATTGTGAGCCTTCAGGCAGAGCATTTtgtattccccccacccccaactgtAAAGCATCAGTTTCATGTGTCATAATAAAAGATTGTCCATATGCACATATGAATATCAACATTCATCACATTCAAATATTCACTGTATTCAAATATACAGAGAAGAGATGTATTTGCAGATGTCAAATATAGAAACAAATGCAACACATGTGGAGGAAAACCATGCTGCTGGCTTTACTCCCTTAACATCCATGTACTTAGTGCCAATCTCAAAGGGATATCTGTGATGCATAAAGGCACTCCATGAAAGCAGGACTTTGTACACTTCAGTAATGTCTGATCAAGGCTTAATAAACAAAATGAAGTATTGACCTAGGTTTACCATAGACCAGGGAGAGCCACTCATTTTAGTGGCTTTGAAATCCAATCAGAATGTTATAATCATTAGGATCCAGATCCTATCTCCCCCCAAGGGATATTGTCCCTGTCCTCACACTGAACCTCTGAAAATGAGGTTGAGGGAAGCTTTGAACTAGGGAAGAGACTCATTCCTGCATTTGTGCTATACTTCTAAAGCTCTGCAAACACTCTGAAGTACGTAAGAAAAAAAGCCCCTCCTCTTCAGTTTAAAGAGTTGGAGAGGGGAAGTAGGTATTATTTCTGCAGTCAGGTTGGAGTTGGAGGCGCTCCACACCCCCTCCTTAGCTCTGAGGCTGGAAGGAAAGCTTGGCTTGTCACACCCACCAGAACAGTAGCCAGGGCAAGTGGAATTGTGGCCCCTACTAGACCTTGCTTTGTTTCCATACGTGTTCTCTCACAGTCGCACATAcccgtgcgcgcacacacacacaaccatacGCTCTGCCTACTTCAAAGCAGGCTTTATCTGAGGCACCTGGCAGGAGCTGTTTATGATGGCATGGTTAATACCACCTTGCCATTTCCTGGGTCCAGGACCACCCTGCAATACCTCTTCATTACTTTTCAATGACGGTTTGCCAACTCAGAAGCAAGGTGCAGCTTGGAACCCGTGGACGTTTTGAACATGTGCATTTTAAAgttctcttctctcctcccccacatATTTCAACAAATCTACTTGCCACGATAATTATGGCAATGGGCACTTCCCTCCTCTTATgaatgaattcactaataggcaaaaaacctcgcagtttaagaacgtacctatagcccacagatatttctatcaaatgttaaaaagcagggaaattgggcagctatagtgaatgcaccaggagagcaggagacctgacttcctctctgagatattgtactgccctacaaatttgtcaaaatgcaaacacaatttgggttggtctttcacagcccgatccacttgctgtgtagcttgcaagaatttggtaacatgtgcctctgagcttatggtgagtggtggcaacacctgccatctccacagataattacatttttgtacgtttgttggtgttcttcttactttgcttctttcctgtgttactaatgtttctacagagaatctaaactagaaaattttatttctctcattattcatcctagaaatctgtgtcaattttatttttattaatttcaaaatctttttattagtcaatgtcatatgatggtgaagacagtcttttgtgtttcaaattggaggttatgttctatttctattttgggtgcattaacagttgaatttgaaactgcaatttgatggaaaatcagactgattccaatatgttgctacttcagcaattactcttagctgttggaaaaaagaggatgcatgttttcaggctgctatgtttaaactactttatttagggcaaggtgggcatggtcaattaaaaacatagagtacacctagaattttgctagaatatatttcacctcccaaagttttatcttgtgcaaactgagacactcctgatgtccactggagactgttctgcagaagtcagtgccattattccacaattatgtttggagttttttttagtgtaaattttgcaaagtgttgctgtacttcacatattcacagaaatagaaacaaaagaatatgatttcctataggaaacttcactaaaattggaaagtaaatcagacatatataAAGTGACTATCTCAAGTATATCAacggtcttaataatgttgcttcctccctgctaaaacaagatcagcacagcacatgtcttctttccattctttgggctgattgcaggtgttgccactactcaccatatgctcagaggcacacattaccaaattcttccaagctacacaggaagtggattggactgtgaaagaccaacccaaattgtgttttcattttgacaaatttgtagggcagtccaatatctctgagaggaggtcaggtctcctgctcccttggtgcattcactatagctgcccaatttccctgctttttaaagtttgatagaaatatctgtgggctataggcacgctcttaaactgcaaggtttttttgcctattagtcaatttctctgctttttaatctaggaaataagaaatgggatcctgtgcaagtttgctgagaatgtattgatcatgcatgcttattgggttcagtgggatttactcccctgcaatcatgctcaggataggtgaaactgaccacaggggatggggaggggaggagaggaaatgcagaggggaggactgggatgggagcaggcaggagggggaggggaggacaggtttgatcatttgcatgtttattgacttcagtgcgatttactcccctgcaatcatgcttacgataggtaaaactgaccggggggggagggagggagggctggagtgggcaggggaggaagaaggaagaggggaggcgaggaggaagggagagaggaaggagaaaagcaggtctgatcatttgcatgcttattgagttcaatgggatttactcctatgcaatcatggttaggataggaaaaactgaccatgggggagaaggcggaaggagtgtattggaggggggcaaaggaagggggagggcaggtttgatcatttgcatgcttatcgagttcaatggtatttacttctgtgcaatcatgcttaagatagttaaaactgaccatggggaggagaaaggggagggggaggggcaaaggaagggggagggaaggggcaagagggaagggataggagggagaagggagggtgagtttcatcatttgcatatttttttagttcgataggatttatttctgtgcaatcatgtttgaaaatggaaattgactgccttcaagtcaatcccaacttatgttgaccctatgaccctagggttttcatggtaaacggtattgaggtggtttaccattgctttcctctgaggcagggactggcctaagttaacccagtgagcttcatggctatgtggggatttgaaccctggtctcccaggttgtagtccaacactgacctgggggaggggcaaggaggggaggagattgggtgggtgggcaatgggcagaaaggaagtccctttcctttccaaaaggaaaacattgtgaacagtatcattgctttccagtgtttcccccacctttttattctacagcaggcacatgtagcctcccacccaaatttaaaccaaagctgtccctgccacatccacaccaggcctttatttcactttggacagtcatggcttctcccagagaatcttgggaagtgtagtgaatgaagggtgctgagagttgctaggagacatcctgttcccctcacagaccttcaatcagagcaggtgactgttaaaccagtctggccactggatctctctcagtggaataggagtctcctctcagcaccgttcacaaactacacttcccaggattctctgagggaagccatgactgtctcaagtgaaatcaaagtctggtgtgggtgtggccctgattagccaagcccagcagctgtgaggcttttagaacactgacagttggttcttactgagcatgcctcgcgttatcatagggtgccagccaaaatttcttaaattaattaaatatcagccaggcatttttttaacttttaaactgcagaagatgaaggtcagaatatggggcaaggtcagtattaggctTAAAGGTgatctgtgaacgtggctgatttttaatgaatttcaacagattacgagaactcagagaaaaaagtccaaaacggctctggggttttcttctctctttttagactttgaactctcgattctctctgactgttttgtgtatcgccatgaaaattgagtgttgttaagcaagggtttctgagttcaggactataagttttgtaaggttttgtttcaaaataagcttatgggaagcatgagaatggcatgggggtatttttaatttaacattgtggaatgtgaaaaatccacgctggctatagtatacagtcactctcgtggctgtataataaggtgATAGTGGGGCTTTCTACTTTCACCGTTTGTACCAGATTAGCTCAAATTCCAAAGGCAAGTCACTCTGTAAGAGAATGCTTGCTCAGTTATCTAATCAAATAGAACAAGCAAAAAACACACCAAAGGAAAGAATCATGTTCCACCTTCCATTCCTCCAGCCTTTGGTATGCAATCCTTGCAagcactgattttttttcaaCTGCGAGGGATTAAATGCTAATGAAGAAGCAGAAATCAAAGAGGAAATGAGGAAAAGATTCAAGCAGAAATTGAATCTCTCATTTCATATTCCTTTTTCAGGCTCACAATTTAAATTGCAACATTTCTTGGTAAGATTGTTTGAATTTCTATTGAAATGTTACATTTCAGCTGGCTAAAGAAAATCCTCTGCTAATGCTCAGTGTATCTTACAAGTTCACCTGTGCATTTAGAAGCAAGTACCACTGACTCAaagggagcttactcccaggcaagtgtgaaCAGGACTCCTATTCCAGGATAAAAACCAAAGGGAAGAACTGTTTAATGATTTATCCATATTTATAGAAATTTAATATTTGATAAATGCtgtaatatttcattttaaaaaattaaccgtTTTACAACAAACTGTCTTTGAAATCTGCATAAGTATCACACATTTTGactatttatgtttttattttaaggcttttttaaaaaaaacaccgtaACCATTATTTGACAATATATGGCCAGTTAAATGCCAAATCCTAaaagtgtgattttattgtgcattAGTTTGCACTGAATTACATTGAATGTCATCTGTCATTTTGCTATCtgttcactcagtttgaagaaaTCCTTTCAGAGCTCTTTAGTCACTTTTCATCCCAAATAAGTGGAGGTAATTAGCCACTTCAATGCTCATCGCTGACTCCAGTGCATTTATGAATTAATTAAATAGCACTGTCCCAATTCTCCTACTTCCCTCCACTGTGAATATTGGTCATTTATTTCTActgtattatatattatattaattaaatgtatatcctatccttcctcccagagaaACACTGATCTGCATTTCTGTATTGGCCACAGAGGAAAGGGCTTTTCCTTTGTAGCCAACATGGAAACGCTAGCTATTAGCCTGTcagcaggctagtaacttttgtgggcttaCTTATAAGATAGCTCTAAACAGAACACTAAAAACTTTTCAATAAATGAATTGCAGCAGTGTATGGCTAAAACACACTGGACCATTCCACAGAAGATGGGTGGGTGTTTCATTACCCTTTTGCTGTTTTTCAGTACAATTTaccgctatggggcggtatataactgtaataaataaataaataaaataaactcatttCCATCAAAGTCTAAAAGTAAGACCTTTGCCACCTGTACTTCTTCAAAAGAGGCAATTTTCAGGGTCTACACCTGAACATGTTTTATAGGGTAAACTTTCAAATGTAAAACACGTACAAGAGTATGTAATGGCTCTTTCATACattacaataatttttttaaaatctatttgcCTCTCTTTCCAGCAATTTAGAGATATTTGTGCAATATAAAAGCCAAAAAAGTTGTCTTTCATTCATGCCTATGACTGGTCTTTCAAGCTGCAAATAAAATTATAAAGTTCAGTTGCATTAATACTCTTTTTAACAGCTGTTTCAATTATTCTATCTTTTTGATTACCAATGAATTTCCAAGTGATTGTAGCTTACTCATTCAATTCATAGATTTTTTATAGTTTTCTAGGGGCAAATAATTTAGTATTCTACTGGGAAGAAACTCAGCCAATGCAAAGAGATACTATGGAACATGTAAGGTACCATTGCTTTAAAAATTCAAAACCCAATTTAAGGTTGGTTACTTTATTTGTGCCAAATGAACACTTTTGATTACCTACATCAAAAAATGTTTCATTGCATGCCTTGCATCATTATGAGAAGTTGCTTATAACAGAAGCATAAACATaatagctcttaatggtggctttatcaGTGGTACAAgcaactgcattttctgtgttaaattccagtctcaAAGCctgctgaattgcatttgcaactgAGTCTGTAGTTTCATATGCTTATTGTCgggaggggaatgtcctgattttcCTGTAAGATATTTCTCATGAAAAGTAAAAGAAGTATCAGCTTTCAGTTTTTTGACAACAGAGTTAACAGAAAGGGGCACTAGAACATTTTTTTACTATTCTTTCCATTTTTGATCGGTCCGCATGCAGTTCTGGATCCAAATGTTTAAGCAATGCAGCAGTTATTTTATTGACATAGTCCAGACAGGTAGATTTGACAGTGCTTTACTCCATAAGAAACCAATGTTAAAGAAAAAAGCCTGCTGCTAGTGCGTTAAGTGATGTATTCCTTTAATCAGCCGCAATTATGGTATacctattatttttaaaatacttaaagTGTCAACAAGAAGTTTTTCAGGTCCCCCTTAttactttttttattttcttcaaagCTAAGTAGTCTTTTCAACTTTGTGAAATGCCATTTGGCATTTCTTGGAGTCTTGGAGGAAGAATGATGTGTTGATTGTCCAGATGATGTTCTGGAACTTGATGAGGGTGTCCTTCTTTTAGAGACGGAATGACTGTGGCTGGCTGGTGTAGCTTTGTTTGAGAACTTCTTCAAGGCTGATGTTTTTGTTTCCAAATATTCTCTACTTTCCCCATAATGCCTGGTTGTTTTCCTGCATGCATTACAGGTAACTAGCAGAATGTTCTTTGATTCTTTGTACTTCttcaaaaggtttgtttgctttgaATTGAGTCTGTAGTTCTTCACTTCCCGATTAAGTAATTTTTGTATTTGTGGCGTCACCTTCATTTTAGGCATTAGACGGACCCTATAGTTACCAGGAAGAAGAAGCTGGAAACAGTAATGACATACCTGGTCCACATTATCGTGGGTTCTGTCTTTTATGTTGCTCAGCGTCCACTGCAAAAACTGTGCCTGAGCAGGGCAGGTGCTTGCCAGCTGCCGTGATGCAACTTCCAAGAACTGACACCTCTCCATTCTCTTGGTTAGAAGAAAATGTTTGAGGCACACAGATGAGCTTCAAAGTGAGCAGTGATGGAACTGGCAAGGACTCCAGCAGTCCACTCTCTAGCACCAATTATGTCTTTGTCTACAGAAGCACTGCTTCTAAAAAAAAGAGGAACCTGttggaagaaacagattattTACACATTTGGACTGCTAACAGATGCAATTCAATACATGCAAAATTATTAAATCTTCAAAATGATTATTTTTCACTGCTTTCACACCACATGAAAGCCCCTTGGCTTTATTATCATGTTCTGCAACCCCTTGCTGGTACTCTGGACGAGTCAACCAGCTGCCATTGAACACAAAGTGTCttctccatttcttttctttcagcATGATAAAGTGTGAAGAATAATCTACTGTTCCCTAAAATGATGACTGGCTGACAAAGAAATCATTATTTGAAAGGACAGTCAGACCTTGTGAAGGCAATCTTGCGGGACCCCTTCACTTGTTGTTCAGAAGGATTGATCGATGCAGGATGAAGCAATAGCAAAAGACCCTTATTATTAACGTGAGCTCTAGGTGGGGAGCTGTCTCTACATCAGTCACACCTTGCAATCAAAATTTATGGTTAGTATTAAACCACAGTTAATCAGCACAGCTTGTTTCAATGAACTAAAGTTAACATTAACCATAATTCCTTGTTTGAATGCAGTGTGAAACTATAGTTCAAAATAGAAGCAAAAATTTCTAATTTCCTCCGACTGGATGCGTCAGTGGGAGCACATGAGCCCAAGTCTCATGCAtgcaatgctaaactatggtttagactTGTGCCAATCAAGCCAGTAAACCATCTTTGTCATGTTTCTTACTCTCCCATTTCAAACTACTGGCACCTCAGATTAACCTTCAGCTGCACAAGAGAAAGTGTACGTGCGGATAATTTTGTCCTGCTCCATAGCACGGAACAGTTTACAATAATGTAACGTGTTACAAATTGGAATTAAGGTGCACCACTTTATCAAGATGCTTGAAGGACTCTGccccaacatacacacacaaagagcAAAATCTGTGTGAAATCCTAGTatcagatctgagggccggggaggcggggttgctgtggtctatcggagttctttctctctcaccaagcaccctgtccagtcgGCGAccggtttggagtgtcttcatcttgtgctgggccaaggagacagactgggaatactgttggcgtaccgcccaccttgctgcccaacggcttccctagctgagctgacggagatagtctcggaggtattgttgaggtctcccagactggtggtactgggggatatcaacattcatgccgaggctgtcttgttcggggcggctcaggacttcatggcctccatgacaaccatggggctgtctcaggttgttactggcccgacgcatgtatcaggacatactcttgatttgatctttgccactggtcatggagatggtgatctgagggtggggtatttttcatctaccccattgtcatggacagatcaccgcttgctaagctttagactcacgacagccctttccctctgcagaggtgggggcctattaagttggtccgctcccggaggcttatggatcctgttgctttccagagtgctctgggagtttttccggctgatagtactggtgctcctgttgaggccatggtcgacctgtggaatacggagatgacccgggccattgacatgactGCCCCCGCgcacccccttcggtgcagaactcaaacagcaccgtggtataccccagagctgagcgtgatgaagcaagagagaaggaggctagagtgcaggtggaggcgaactcctgatggatgtagtcattctttggtgagtgcctccactaaggcgtatgta
This DNA window, taken from Rhineura floridana isolate rRhiFlo1 chromosome 2, rRhiFlo1.hap2, whole genome shotgun sequence, encodes the following:
- the C2H18orf21 gene encoding UPF0711 protein C18orf21 homolog — protein: MERCQFLEVASRQLASTCPAQAQFLQWTLSNIKDRTHDNVDQVCHYCFQLLLPGNYRVRLMPKMKVTPQIQKLLNREVKNYRLNSKQTNLLKKYKESKNILLVTCNACRKTTRHYGESREYLETKTSALKKFSNKATPASHSHSVSKRRTPSSSSRTSSGQSTHHSSSKTPRNAKWHFTKLKRLLSFEENKKSNKGDLKNFLLTL